A single region of the Brachypodium distachyon strain Bd21 chromosome 3, Brachypodium_distachyon_v3.0, whole genome shotgun sequence genome encodes:
- the LOC104583739 gene encoding uncharacterized protein LOC104583739, with the protein MEHETPLMKTMREFTMAEPNNCHKEWTAYMALVKAKETAALASPTSATSPPRSRARPVATSASVSSIPATGRAATATPFTTAPHAESPKDKWAAKFEALFDEALAVVRAERKAAANSQGTSSPTTSSHAPAAEALDSTPALVRPVSTVAPAASFTPDPAATTATGLSLPAPGYAASASRDIDIILEMPATCSTGCLQGNTSANSTLGVRCVGQAPSMVSDTIFNAESPAICSTVCPSHEKDMTQQSDVGLVASSATEGIELSNTLMVPRPLKFFIVQNVTAGALVFGPLDIGLDMDIALKGHNRDSASNLLIKTHTWYAQCRCPPISLYGPGLVLSVAQHVFLAMSNMTTVVSEKDWLSFMCANLRQPWPPPFGVHSSAFLIAAHMLDNLQVELVQLQPWPSWQLFLSFLTMMGYFCDILVSTSSEVKWKNRLVLNKYGSWSNTMLLHSPSQISGQSCDIPDTCYKCLILCGGIESKIIILQFLGGLPERYWSSKFYCKGKQLLHCASGHTITLHPAVASGHSEIVPSLQARGTRATAVFDLVASVYLVVSSAHTVLNFPGTQPSQVLVLCLALNQIIEYSTDTSSWIDATPSVDHAIQGGSELGYSWHYFELELLVDGFLHTFVSRNLSGYIIPYGSEHIKLHIAGLFSQPLLKNWVQLYPTRKALLYDSTEFQWQIAWSIGLVCSDACKQYFTLTLRDYLAHCMHRHLHQATGTMVALNIGQGVTVPWDPGGGVAGLRASRILWRGDCQRPLRLDGIMGRLVGLDSPGS; encoded by the coding sequence ATGGAGCACGAGACTCCGCTGATGAAGACGATGCGAGAGTTCACCATGGCCGAGCCCAACAACTGCCACAAGGAGTGGACGGCGTACATGGCGCTGGTGAAGGCGAAGGAGACAGCAGCACTCGCCTCCCCAACAAGCGCTACCTCGCCTCCACGCTCCCGTGCACGCCCCGTCGCCACATCGGCATCGGTTTCATCCATCCCCGCCACCGGCCGCGCAGCCACGGCCACACCCTTCACAACGGCTCCACACGCCGAGTCGCCGAAGGACAAGTGGGCCGCCAAGTTTGAAGCCTTGTTCGACGAAGCGCTTGCTGTTGTACGTGCTGAGCGGAAGGCGGCTGCAAACAGCCAAGGGACTTCGTCTCCGACGACCTCCTCACACGCCCCCGCAGCAGAGGCCCTGGACTCGACACCAGCCCTTGTCCGGCCTGTGTCCACCGTGGCACCAGCGGCTTCCTTCACCCCCGACCCAGCAGCAACAACCGCCACGGGCCTCTCCTTGCCGGCCCCAGGTTATGCTGCGTCTGCATCCCGCGACATCGACATCATCCTCGAGATGCCCGCTACCTGTTCGACGGGTTGCCTGCAAGGCAATACAAGCGCAAATTCCACATTGGGTGTCCGATGCGTTGGACAAGCACCTTCCATGGTGAGCGACACCATCTTCAACGCTGAGTCGCCAGCCATCTGCTCGACAGTATGCCCTAGCCATGAGAAGGACATGACACAACAATCGGATGTTGGTTTGGTCGCGTCTTCTGCTACTGAGGGTATCGAGCTCAGCAACACTCTGATGGTACCACGCCCACTCAAGTTCTTCATTGTGCAAAATGTCACGGCAGGTGCACTTGTCTTTGGTCCACTTGACATTGGCCTTGACATGGACATTGCCTTGAAGGGCCACAACAGAGACTCTGCTTCAAACCTCCTCATCAAGACACATACCTGGTATGCACAGTGTAGATGTCCTCCTATATCACTCTATGGTCCTGGCCTTGTTTTAAGTGttgctcaacatgtgtttttgGCAATGAGCAATATGACTACAGTAGTATCAGAGAAAGATTGGTTATCATTTATGTGTGCTAACCTTCGTCAACCATGGCCTCCACCCTTTGGAGTACACTCTAGTGCATTTCTTATTGCGGCTCACATGCTGGATAACTTACAAGTGGAGTTAGTGCAGCTTCAACCTTGGCCCTCATGGCAGTTATTTCTCTCATTTCTCACTATGATGGGTTATTTTTGTGATATCCTTGTTTCCACTTCTTCTGAAGTTAAATGGAAGAACAGACTGGTGCTCAACAAGTATGGTTCTTGGTCCAACACTATGCTGCTCCATTCTCCTTCCCAGATCTCAGGACAATCTTGTGATATCCCTGATACTTGTTACAAGTGTCTGATTCTTTGCGGAGGAATTGAGAGCAAAATTATCATACTGCAGTTTTTAGGTGGTTTGCCTGAGAGATATTGGTCCAGCAAGTTTTACTGCAAGGGGAAGCAGCTGCTCCATTGTGCAAGTGGCCACACCATCACTCTTCACCCAGCTGTAGCATCTGGGCACTCTGAAATTGTACCATCACTGCAGGCTAGAGGGACTCGAGCTACTGCTGTGTTTGACCTTGTGGCATCAGTATATTTGGTGGTTTCTAGTGCACATACAGTTCTGAATTTTCCTGGCACTCAACCAAGTCAGGTCCTTGTTCTTTGTCTTGCTTTGAATCAGATTATTGAATATTCCACAGACACGAGCTCATGGATTGATGCAACACCCAGTGTGGACCATGCTATTCAAGGTGGTTCTGAACTTGGTTATAGTTGGCACTATTTTGAGCTGGAGCTACTAGTTGATGGTTTCTTGCACACCTTTGTTAGCCGCAACCTCAGTGGTTACATTATTCCATATGGTTCTGAACATATAAAATTGCATATTGCCGGGTTATTCAGTCAACCACTATTGAAGAATTGGGTTCAGCTTTACCCTACTAGGAAGGCTCTCCTATATGATTCTACAGAATTCCAATGGCAGATTGCATGGTCAATTGGCTTAGTGTGCTCTGATGCCTGCAAGCAGTACTTCACACTAACACTGAGAGATTATCTGGCTCACTGTATGcaccggcatcttcatcaagCTACAGGTACCATGGTGGCTCTTAATATTGGACAAGGGGTTACGGTGCCATGGGAtcctggtggtggtgtggcCGGCTTGAGGGCAAGCCGGATTTTATGGAGGGGGGATTGTCAACGACCTCTTCGACTGGATGGGATAATGGGCCGTCTTGTTGGGCTTGACTCACCTGGATCCTAG
- the LOC100823786 gene encoding uncharacterized protein LOC100823786, translating into MARGHGFRRGAEAEKGKQRADSEERDRGGFVLREDEEEGEEEEARSESSSIGAASSESSSIGDDSSSEKEEDGEEEVESEARAPVEEVLGMGLGSLDSLEDALPSKRGLSNFYAGKSKSFTSLAEAAAKAAAKEIAKPENPFNKRRRVLAAWSRRRASCSSLATAYLPPLLSLDHTVVEGDEHEEEDEDEDEDEKAAAPPSSSSRFPPPRLGGLHSASQKGGAMGARSGMSPRGASSFRSPRSFSLSDLQNASYD; encoded by the exons ATGGCGCGGGGCCACGGGTTCCGCCgcggggcggaggcggagaaggGGAAGCAGAGGGCGGATTCGGAGGAGCGGGATCGGGGCGGGTTCGTCTTGcgggaggatgaggaggagggggaagaggaggaggcgcggtcCGAGAGCTCGTCGATCGGCGCGGCGTCGTCGGAGAGCTCATCGATCGGGGACGACTCCTCgtcggagaaggaggaggatggcgaggaggaggtggagagcgaggcgagggcgccggtggaggaggtgcTCGGCATGGGGCTCGGATCGCTCGACTCCCTCGAGGACGCTCTGCCCAGCAA GAGGGGGCTGTCGAACTTCTACGCGGGCAAGTCCAAGTCGTTCACGAGcctggcggaggcggcggcgaaggctgCCGCCAAGGAGATCGCCAAGCCGGAGAACCCCTTCAAcaagcgccgccgcgtgcTGGCCGCCTGGTCGCGCCGCAGGGCGTCCTGCAGCTCGCTCGCCACCGCCTACCTTCCCCCGCTCCTCTCCCTCGACCACACCGTCGTCGAGGGcgacgagcacgaggaggaagacgaagacgaagacgaagatgagaaggcggcggcgccgcccagcagcagcagcaggttcCCTCCGCCCAGGCTGGGCGGCCTGCACAGCGCGTCGCAGAAGGGCGGCGCCATGGGGGCCAGGAGCGGCATGAGTCCTAGGGGCGCGAGCTCCTTCCGGTCGCCGAggtccttctccctctccgaTCTCCAGAACGCGAGCTACGACTAG
- the LOC100824404 gene encoding cytochrome P450 709B1: MLAASRADTLDVSCHDYAPVVYPFFQKWTADYGKTFLFWWGPTPCIISTDVALVKKVLADRTNLFQKVHYFNPSFKSILGKGMLLVNGDDWKRHLKVIHPKFNEEKLKYMSTLVSEGTRRMMEEWYAQIQNSKTDQAEIDMMRDSDELTQGVIGQMIFGVNNKVYRQFCIPAKEVHELLVQGMKDPPIPGFRYLPTRRNRRLAKLDKFCTSKIMQIMKAHLAEGSYGDGLLGLMLEAYALDNKTLSIEEVVAECKSFFVAGQDTAANLLTWAMFLLSNYPQWQEKVREEILLECPKEGEAPSTDVLKKLKLLKMTVLETLRLYNPVPFIMRKTACDTNVSNIKVAKGTRIMIPIGMIHRDKEVWGADSNEFNPMRFDKGNNASSLLAFSYGPRVCIGQDFAMVEVMSVLVMILRRFAFSLSPKYVHRPRHRVVLTPKYGLPLIVKNVLQLDGYDYCDGVNLCEVGGQ; encoded by the exons ATGCTTGCTGCTTCTAGAGCTGATACGCTCGATGTTAGCTGCCATGACTACGCCCCCGTCGTCTACCCTTTCTTCCAGAAATGGACTGCCGACTACG GAAAAACATTCCTTTTCTGGTGGGGACCAACACCATGCATCATATCGACTGACGTCGCGCTAGTTAAGAAAGTGCTCGCAGACAGGACAAACTTGTTCCAGAAGGTACACTACTTCAATCCAAGCTTCAAATCCATCCTAGGCAAAGGGATGCTACTTGTAAATGGGGACGACTGGAAGCGGCACCTCAAAGTTATCCACCCAAAATTTAACGAAGAAAAGCTCAAG TACATGTCTACTCTGGTGTCGGAGGGCACACGACGGATGATGGAGGAATGGTACGCTCAGATACAAAACAGTAAGACAGACCAAGCTGAGATAGACATGATGCGTGACTCTGATGAGTTGACCCAAGGAGTCATCGGGCAAATGATTTTCGGCGTGAACAACAAGGTATACCGGCAGTTCTGTATTCCTGCAAAGGAGGTCCATGAGCTTCTGGTGCAGGGAATGAAAGATCCCCCGATTCCTGGATTTAG ATACCTACCAACCCGCCGCAACCGCCGGTTGGCGAAACTCGACAAGTTTTGTACGAGCAAGATCATGCAGATCATGAAGGCGCATCTTGCGGAGGGTTCGTACGGAGATGGCCTGCTCGGGCTGATGTTGGAGGCCTACGCCCTAGACAACAAGACATTGAGCATAGAGGAAGTCGTTGCAGAGTGCAAGTCTTTCTTTGTGGCGGGGCAAGATACCGCTGCAAACCTCCTTACATGGGCAATGTTTTTGCTCAGCAACTACCCACAATGGCAGGAGAAGGTGAGGGAGGAGATCCTCCTAGAATGCCCGAAAGAAGGCGAGGCACCGAGCACCGATGTCCTCAAGAAACTTAAGCTG CTTAAGATGACTGTTCTTGAAACACTGAGGCTCTATAACCCGGTACCGTTTATCATGAGAAAGACCGCATGTGATACAAATGTTTCAAACATCAAGGTTGCAAAAGGAACCAGAATAATGATCCCTATCGGGATGATACACAGGGATAAGGAGGTCTGGGGTGCCGATTCCAACGAGTTCAATCCCATGAGGTTTGATAAAGGCAATAACGCAAGCTCGTTGCTAGCGTTCTCGTATGGACCAAGGGTTTGCATCGGCCAGGACTTCGCCATGGTTGAAGTGATGAGCGTTTTGGTGATGATCCTCAGGAGGTTCGCCTTCTCCTTGTCCCCAAAGTACGTTCACAGGCCCAGGCACCGTGTGGTTCTGACGCCCAAGTATGGACTCCCTCTAATCGTGAAGAACGTCCTGCAGCTGGATGGGTATGATTACTGTGATGGCGTGAACTTGTGTGAGGTCGGAGGGCAATAA
- the LOC104584247 gene encoding uncharacterized protein LOC104584247, with translation MDRDLPFHRSYPVDSDDDGPEEEVDEDGFTAEEAKVHEKVLGRDHRIPLFHDMSFADDAVVDGDEGNALGPRPISYRDMNEDEYVIESGMRFRTLLEYKVWIKEYSVTYHHPYKVIHADTKLRYTVKCVEDGCPWIVRARPLKGGPEWHISSCCATHMCKGKNIDAKDVKIDHRQLTLEFIGYKLSNSIKSLPTMSIKEVIELVEALFHYKVKYEKAWKAKQAAFKMLYGDWEKAYNRLPRLLGAMAHTNPGMVHVVEPFGLRTRIYNGANVRVFGRAFWAFEQCIRGFQHCMSVISVDGTFLTGKFKDTLLVAIANDANNRLFPLAFALVSAENNDNWAWFIGLLRTKVIPPQMEVCVISDHHQGILNAMEVHLAGFAPLHHRWCMRHFVANFYRACKKLELSDYL, from the coding sequence ATGGATCGGGACCTCCCTTTTCACAGGTCTTATCCAGTGGATTCGGATGACGATGGTCCCGAGGAAGAAGTTGATGAGGATGGGTTCACAGCAGAAGAAGCCAAAGTTCATGAGAAGGTGTTAGGCCGTGATCATCGGATACCATTGTTCCATGATATGAGTTTTGCAGATGATGCCGTTGTTGACGGCGATGAGGGTAATGCGCTTGGACCAAGACCCATTTCATACCGTGATATGAATGAGGATGAGTATGTCATTGAGTCCGGAATGAGGTTCCGAACCCTGTTGGAATATAAGGTATGGATAAAGGAGTACTCGGTTACGTATCATCATCCATACAAGGTAATTCATGCCGACACGAAGCTTCGTTACACGGTTAAATGTGTTGAAGATGGTTGTCCATGGATTGTGCGTGCAAGACCATTGAAAGGAGGGCCTGAATGGCACATTTCAAGTTGTTGTGCAACTCACATGtgcaaaggaaaaaacataGATGCCAAGGATGTGAAAATAGATCACCGCCAACTGACCTTGGAATTCATCGGTTACAAGCTTTCCAATTCCATAAAGTCACTTCCGACAATGTCAATCAAAGAAGTAATCGAACTTGTGGAGGCTCTTTTTCATTACAAGGTGAAGTACGAGAAGGCATGGAAGGCCAAGCAAGCCGCATTCAAGATGTTGTATGGTGATTGGGAGAAAGCATACAACCGGCTCCCTAGGTTGTTGGGAGCCATGGCTCATACCAACCCAGGCATGGTTCATGTGGTAGAGCCTTTTGGCCTAAGAACTAGAATTTACAACGGTGCAAATGTCCGAGTCTTTGGCCGTGCATTCTGGGCTTTCGAGCAGTGCATAAGGGGTTTTCAGCACTGCATGTCGGTCATCTCCGTGGATGGCACGTTCCTGACCGGAAAATTCAAGGACACTCTCTTGGTTGCAATAGCTAATGATGCGAACAACCGGCTGTTTCCACTGGCTTTTGCTTTGGTTTCTGCAGAGAATAACGATAATTGGGCATGGTTCATAGGGCTATTGAGAACGAAGGTTATACCTCCACAAATGGAAGTTTGTGTCATCTCAGATCACCACCAAGGCATCCTCAATGCAATGGAGGTTCATTTGGCGGGATTTGCTCCATTGCATCATCGATGGTGCATGAGGCATTTTGTTGCCAACTTTTACAGGGCTTGTAAGAAGCTGGAGTTGTCGGATTATCTTTAG
- the LOC104583738 gene encoding histone-lysine N-methyltransferase 2B: MRPPAAGDVVLPAGVGLPPIRTRAVVAESAPSTPPDAELLRAVAMAEEEKKEAEAAPTTTTAAADAEEAEPRTPTSEESKLRPPTECPPAPRKPAWTRPPSSGTKRRLCYYGVPRDLSAVFTASLPPKKRIRAPPRLIPCRARCGADGSAP, translated from the coding sequence ATGAGGCCTCCGGCCGCGGGAGACGTCGTCCTGCCGGCGGGGGTGGGGCTGCCGCCGATCAGGACGAGGGCGGTGGTGGCCGAGTCTgcgccgtcgacgccgccggacGCGGAACTCTTGCGggcggtggccatggcggaggaggagaagaaggaggcggaggcggcgcccacgacgacgacggcggcggcggacgcggaggaggcggagccgAGGACGCCGACGTCGGAGGAGAGCAAGCTGCGGCCGCCGACCGAgtgcccgccggcgccgaggaagcCCGCGTggacgcggccgccgtcgtcggGGACGAAGCGGCGGCTCTGCTACTACGGCGTCCCGCGCGACCTCTCCGCCGTCTTCACGGCGTCCCTGCCGCCCAAGAAGCGgatccgcgcgccgccgcgcctcaTCCCCTGCCGGGCCAGGTGCGGCGCCGACGGATCGGCTCCGTAG
- the LOC100824709 gene encoding BTB/POZ and MATH domain-containing protein 2: MADPSFTELKLDYLEFKNHGLGNPISEYISAGHYTWRIDCHYTEDDEGDCINLYLFLRSKLKTFDGIFEAFLVCKNGAPSSRAKRSVLNVDTKYTNCDTVSWRGEILVKPSLLESRYVTNGAITLICGIVSLRGNWSITVPASEMGNQFGSLLDSPDGTDLSFSVGGETFRAHRTVLAARSPVFRAMLFGSMAEANMSRITLSPDDIDLETFRAVLRFVYTDRPPVEERFGWSLKTTEHFQRVLAAADRYDLGRLKLMCAQKLWETVSAETVATTLGCAEMHGCPELKSRCLDFFMEKEIFKKAVLTEGYLWLMQSLPSVIDEIKARVEALIVF; the protein is encoded by the coding sequence ATGGCGGACCCCAGTTTCACGGAGCTCAAACTTGACTACCTAGAGTTCAAGAACCATGGCCTCGGCAACCCAATCTCAGAGTACATCTCCGCCGGGCACTACACGTGGCGCATCGACTGCCACTACACGGAGGATGACGAGGGCGATTGCATCAACCTCTACCTATTCCTGAGGAGCAAACTGAAGACCTTCGATGGCATCTTCGAGGCCTTCTTGGTGTGCAAAAACGGCGCACCTTCGTCCCGTGCGAAAAGGTCTGTCCTGAACGTCGACACCAAATACACCAACTGTGACACCGTCAGTTGGCGTGGGGAAATCTTGGTGAAGCCGAGCTTGCTGGAGTCGCGCTATGTTACCAATGGCGCGATCACTCTTATATGTGGGATCGTATCCCTGCGTGGGAATTGGTCTATCACCGTCCCAGCCTCAGAAATGGGCAACCAATTCGGAAGCCTGCTCGATTCACCAGACGGCACAGACCTCTCCTTCTCCGTTGGGGGCGAGACGTTCCGCGCGCACCGGACCGTGCTCGCCGCCCGGTCGCCTGTGTTCAGAGCAATGCTCTTCGGCTCCATGGCCGAGGCCAACATGTCACGCATCACGTTGTCGCCGGACGACATCGACCTGGAGACTTTCAGAGCAGTGCTTCGGTTCGTGTACACGGATCGACCGCCGGTAGAGGAAAGATTTGGATGGTCTCTGAAAACAACAGAGCATTTTCAGCGCGTGCTGGCGGCTGCGGACCGGTACGATCTGGGTAGGCTGAAGCTCATGTGTGCTCAGAAGCTATGGGAGACCGTCTCGGCGGAGACGGTGGCGACGACATTGGGCTGCGCTGAGATGCACGGCTGCCCGGAGCTGAAGAGCAGGTGCCTCGACTTCTTCATGGAGAAGGAGATCTTCAAGAAGGCGGTGCTAACCGAAGGGTACCTCTGGCTGATGCAATCCCTTCCCTCGGTTATCGATGAGATCAAGGCGCGTGTTGAGGCCTTGATTGTCTTCTAG
- the LOC100823486 gene encoding LOB domain-containing protein 6, translated as MAAEAEQRLRDPVYGCTGLISRLQEEIRDTQCRLATTRATLAIAAANHAAIDVTERHKQDDDGQQQAAAAAELVDPADEFLDLDGLS; from the coding sequence atggcggcggaggcggagcagcggctGCGGGACCCGGTGTACGGCTGCACGGGGCTCATCAGCCGCCTGCAGGAGGAGATCCGGGACACGCAGTGCCGCCTCGCCACCACCCGGGCCACactcgccatcgccgccgccaaccaTGCCGCCATTGACGTCACTGAGAGACACAAGCAGGACGATGATGgacagcagcaggcggcggccgcggcagaGCTTGTTGACCCGGCCGACGAGTTCCTGGACCTCGACGGGCTTTCATGA